The following proteins come from a genomic window of Candidatus Eisenbacteria bacterium:
- a CDS encoding AAA family ATPase, protein MKRVTFTSLRLEGFGVYNRSTLFSFPRGLAIDTRPNEMGKSTVLHGIQAVLFGLPHTNDGEKFGTVRFQSWAPSSTFSGTLELEIDGNPYRIQRDFQTHQTRIICRGNGPPLLFEGEANPMGRTLGIRRYREILGDLIAVTDETLFQSIFCLQQPLPDERQIPHEVQRLITGTGEAAGDRVLALLFQWFKEISRKTGETGIHEPGKRPTDQRTDGRLDTLHARLRELESARAEGEECFAQLKDLEQKSQKLRESVGRNRERQGETQVILAKIESYRENSKELSHLRERRDQLTRALQSYEENEVKRRELQRELEDRFPHLAVIPPELKNDFSRALAAQRKLQEAEAELKRPGEELAAILVEIEDVGRELSEEPDLAGRPDDFWSALQRRSVVRTQTGLIGKELNSLAARSIELKRKLELFHKWNTIPKHLPSFLEGIHRESETLKERWIRWQEKLANQERLKSQLDRRQIFTQPQIPEPDEILSAVATWERLAQESQAVLAQEEIEQRRAGRIRSSAKRMEVRRRILEGVGGSGAGVIVGWLIWFTNLVPPLVAVGLGLMVAFAITTILWRLPTSQQSLIEALTTALSGTQKRKGEIETKISEFKSRFEPLMKSLSLPSIDGGGLTALSKDFIEWRAAQQEYLTAELICRQAEIDLFGPLSKEEEPGSAGQTKTPEELPAPFPDLALLARSVGNIEFKNGSDLLYWLSQQEEENWRRWMDEAAEQAALHREIADLDDKQTRIKGDKTPGGLSFLEKELVDLNASCRPWALDVDIKAIEPRLRAVRQAEERQRRLLARKKELGNSIDNLKNDLNLVKLEWESWRMKLAPYLELAGGDPERLQQQLNDAQELHAQIRRAEQLRDQALAIQEGNNDDPESLKKNRDRLVEQWDFHHRAMRDLVKDSDALRVFEELEDAQQRDSYRQGLMDQLIELETHAKALESEFDDVRISLRSLKPEGSVHLAQAELEIRETRGELEHLEQRRDTILEAWRLMSDAVEELRRSFGPALAQEISRLFFLITQKDGRRIDLSPKLELEILENDQPCSSAQLSQGAGDQLTWSVRLALAQKIGGDIILPILMDDPFVNFDFERLTRAGDALSRLSQERQILIWTKDERLRAWGAPIRTELSPL, encoded by the coding sequence ATGAAGAGGGTTACCTTTACATCTTTGAGGCTCGAGGGGTTTGGTGTATATAACCGCTCCACTCTCTTTTCATTCCCGCGGGGATTGGCGATCGATACCAGGCCTAATGAAATGGGAAAGTCCACCGTCCTCCATGGTATTCAAGCTGTTCTCTTCGGCCTGCCCCATACAAATGACGGCGAAAAATTCGGAACGGTACGATTTCAATCCTGGGCACCTTCCTCCACATTTTCGGGAACCCTTGAACTGGAAATCGACGGTAATCCCTATCGCATTCAAAGGGATTTCCAAACACATCAGACCCGGATCATCTGCCGGGGGAACGGACCGCCGCTTCTCTTCGAGGGCGAAGCCAATCCCATGGGCCGAACTCTTGGGATCCGCAGGTATAGGGAGATTCTGGGAGATTTGATTGCTGTAACCGATGAGACTCTTTTTCAGAGTATCTTTTGTCTGCAGCAACCATTGCCCGACGAACGTCAAATTCCGCATGAGGTTCAGAGACTCATAACAGGAACAGGAGAAGCGGCGGGGGATCGTGTTCTCGCTCTGCTCTTTCAATGGTTCAAAGAAATAAGCCGGAAGACCGGTGAGACGGGGATCCATGAACCGGGCAAGCGTCCGACGGATCAGAGAACCGATGGACGATTGGACACGCTTCACGCCCGCTTGAGAGAATTGGAATCGGCCCGGGCGGAAGGCGAAGAGTGTTTCGCACAGCTCAAGGACCTGGAACAGAAGAGCCAGAAACTGAGAGAATCCGTCGGCCGCAATAGGGAACGACAGGGTGAAACTCAGGTCATCCTCGCAAAGATCGAGAGCTATAGAGAGAACAGCAAGGAACTTTCGCACCTCCGTGAACGAAGGGATCAACTGACGCGGGCCTTGCAGAGTTACGAAGAGAACGAAGTGAAGCGCCGGGAGTTACAAAGGGAGCTTGAGGATCGCTTCCCTCATTTGGCGGTTATACCTCCCGAACTGAAGAATGATTTCTCGCGGGCACTTGCGGCCCAGAGGAAGCTCCAGGAAGCGGAGGCGGAGTTGAAGCGACCTGGAGAGGAACTGGCCGCTATCCTGGTGGAGATTGAGGATGTCGGGCGCGAGCTGAGTGAGGAACCGGACCTGGCCGGACGTCCCGATGATTTCTGGTCCGCCCTGCAAAGACGATCCGTCGTCAGAACACAGACCGGCTTGATCGGCAAGGAATTGAACTCACTTGCGGCCCGCTCGATCGAGCTCAAGCGGAAGCTAGAGCTCTTTCACAAATGGAACACCATCCCCAAACATCTTCCTTCGTTTCTGGAGGGGATTCATCGGGAATCCGAAACATTGAAGGAAAGATGGATCCGCTGGCAGGAAAAGCTCGCCAATCAAGAAAGACTGAAATCGCAACTCGACCGCCGGCAGATCTTCACACAACCACAGATACCGGAACCCGACGAAATTCTTTCCGCGGTGGCGACATGGGAACGCCTGGCGCAAGAGAGCCAAGCTGTCCTGGCGCAGGAAGAGATCGAGCAGCGCCGGGCCGGGCGGATAAGGTCATCCGCCAAGCGCATGGAAGTGCGCCGGCGGATTCTGGAAGGTGTCGGCGGGTCAGGGGCTGGAGTCATTGTCGGATGGTTGATCTGGTTTACTAATCTTGTTCCGCCGTTGGTCGCCGTGGGGCTCGGTCTTATGGTGGCCTTTGCTATCACTACCATTTTGTGGCGCCTGCCGACATCGCAGCAATCATTGATTGAAGCTTTGACAACGGCTTTGAGCGGCACACAAAAGCGCAAAGGAGAGATTGAAACAAAGATCTCTGAATTCAAATCCAGGTTCGAACCATTGATGAAGTCGCTTTCGCTCCCTTCAATCGACGGCGGCGGTTTAACGGCGCTTTCAAAAGACTTCATCGAGTGGCGGGCGGCCCAACAGGAATACCTAACGGCCGAATTGATCTGTCGTCAGGCGGAAATCGATCTCTTCGGCCCGCTCTCAAAGGAGGAAGAACCTGGATCTGCAGGCCAGACAAAAACTCCTGAGGAACTTCCCGCTCCATTCCCTGACTTGGCGCTTCTCGCCCGATCTGTGGGAAATATAGAGTTTAAAAATGGCAGTGATCTCCTTTACTGGCTTTCCCAACAGGAAGAGGAAAATTGGCGGCGATGGATGGATGAAGCGGCGGAGCAAGCCGCGCTCCATAGGGAAATCGCGGATCTTGATGACAAGCAAACCCGTATCAAAGGAGATAAGACCCCAGGCGGCCTATCGTTTTTAGAAAAGGAGCTCGTCGATTTGAATGCCTCCTGCCGCCCCTGGGCGCTCGATGTTGATATTAAGGCGATCGAGCCCCGATTGCGCGCCGTTCGTCAGGCGGAAGAGAGGCAACGCCGCCTACTGGCTCGGAAAAAAGAATTGGGAAACAGCATCGACAATCTCAAAAATGACCTCAATCTGGTGAAGCTCGAATGGGAATCGTGGCGGATGAAACTCGCTCCCTATTTGGAATTGGCGGGAGGAGACCCTGAGCGACTGCAGCAGCAGCTGAATGATGCACAGGAACTCCATGCACAGATCCGGAGAGCTGAGCAGCTTCGTGATCAAGCATTGGCCATCCAAGAGGGGAACAACGATGACCCCGAGTCACTTAAAAAAAACCGGGATAGATTAGTTGAACAATGGGATTTTCACCATAGAGCCATGCGGGATCTTGTGAAAGACAGCGATGCTCTCCGGGTATTTGAAGAACTCGAAGACGCGCAACAGAGAGATTCCTATCGTCAGGGATTAATGGATCAATTAATAGAGCTGGAGACCCATGCAAAAGCATTAGAGTCCGAATTTGACGATGTCCGGATTTCTTTGCGAAGCCTGAAACCAGAGGGATCGGTGCATCTGGCCCAAGCGGAATTGGAGATTCGTGAAACCCGCGGCGAACTCGAACACCTGGAGCAGCGGCGGGATACGATCCTGGAAGCCTGGCGTCTGATGTCAGATGCCGTTGAAGAGCTCCGCCGGAGTTTCGGTCCGGCCCTGGCGCAGGAAATTTCCCGTCTTTTTTTCCTGATTACACAAAAGGACGGGCGCCGGATCGATCTTTCCCCAAAACTGGAACTTGAAATCCTCGAAAATGATCAGCCCTGCTCATCGGCGCAGTTGAGCCAAGGCGCCGGCGATCAGTTGACTTGGTCGGTGCGGCTGGCATTGGCTCAAAAAATCGGAGGGGATATCATCCTGCCGATTCTCATGGATGATCCTTTTGTCAATTTTGATTTCGAGCGTTTGACACGGGCCGGGGACGCCCTATCCCGGCTGTCACAAGAGCGGCAAATCCTCATCTGGACGAAAGATGAGCGCTTGCGGGCTTGGGGAGCTCCGATTCGAACCGAGCTTTCCCCTCTCTAA
- a CDS encoding HDOD domain-containing protein yields the protein MGDKTLHDSHARMPNDDFPPEQTRGRGESLGADRRTKEIREKILSSVQYIAAIPPAASKALDILMDPDVDLPKVIPCLEFDPGLTSNLLRLVNSPYFGFQRDITSVREACIRLGIRRVRDLVVASVVGPIVRQSIKGYSLESCALWEHSVATAIASEKLSGALGIQMPFATFTSAILHDVGKIVMGTFVEIGSGPIMRLSREQGLDFNKAEQQILGTDHAEVGAALLHEWSFPQIIVDVVRWHHDPEEAPEPSISLDIVHCADGIAIMSGIGIGQDGLRYRISDDVSKRLGVSTKIYERVIFETLTMMTKMKDIFSLTSI from the coding sequence ATGGGAGACAAGACATTGCACGACTCTCACGCCAGGATGCCAAATGATGATTTCCCGCCGGAGCAAACCCGCGGCAGAGGGGAATCTTTAGGAGCAGACAGGAGAACCAAAGAAATCCGGGAAAAGATCCTATCCTCCGTGCAGTATATTGCGGCGATCCCTCCCGCGGCCTCCAAGGCTCTCGATATCTTGATGGATCCCGATGTCGATTTGCCGAAGGTGATTCCCTGCCTTGAATTCGATCCGGGTCTGACCTCGAATCTCTTACGGCTGGTCAACTCTCCCTACTTTGGATTTCAGAGAGATATAACATCAGTGCGGGAAGCCTGCATTCGTCTGGGGATCCGCAGGGTGCGCGACCTCGTTGTGGCGTCGGTTGTCGGTCCCATCGTGCGCCAATCGATAAAGGGTTACTCCCTTGAGTCCTGTGCTCTTTGGGAGCACAGCGTAGCGACGGCCATCGCGTCGGAAAAACTTTCCGGGGCGCTCGGTATCCAAATGCCATTCGCGACCTTTACATCGGCCATATTGCATGATGTGGGAAAGATCGTCATGGGTACTTTTGTTGAAATCGGATCGGGTCCAATCATGAGGCTCTCCCGCGAACAGGGCCTCGATTTTAACAAAGCCGAGCAACAAATCCTGGGCACTGATCATGCGGAGGTAGGAGCGGCCCTATTGCATGAGTGGAGCTTCCCTCAAATCATTGTCGATGTCGTTCGCTGGCATCACGATCCGGAAGAAGCCCCTGAGCCATCCATATCTTTGGATATCGTTCACTGCGCCGACGGGATCGCCATCATGTCGGGTATAGGGATTGGACAAGATGGCCTGAGGTACAGAATCTCGGACGATGTCTCCAAGCGATTGGGGGTCTCAACAAAAATATATGAAAGAGTTATCTTCGAGACACTCACAATGATGACCAAAATGAAGGACATTTTCTCATTGACATCTATCTAG